A stretch of Faecalibacterium duncaniae DNA encodes these proteins:
- a CDS encoding type II toxin-antitoxin system HicB family antitoxin — MNNTMEYKGYVGSVEFSEEDGLFYGKVMGIRALISYEGSTATELVNDFHGAVDDYLALCEENHTEPECAYKGSFNVRISPELHKQAVIFAMAHNMSLNSLVENSIEQAVHAG; from the coding sequence GTGAATAACACGATGGAGTACAAGGGCTATGTTGGCAGTGTGGAGTTCTCGGAGGAAGATGGCCTGTTTTATGGCAAGGTCATGGGGATCCGGGCTCTGATCTCTTACGAGGGCAGCACCGCTACAGAGCTGGTAAATGATTTCCACGGTGCAGTGGATGATTATCTGGCATTGTGCGAGGAAAACCACACAGAACCGGAATGTGCCTATAAGGGGAGCTTCAATGTCCGCATTTCCCCGGAATTGCACAAGCAGGCGGTCATTTTTGCAATGGCCCACAATATGAGTCTGAACAGTCTGGTGGAAAATTCCATTGAACAGGCTGTCCATGCAGGCTGA